In Centropristis striata isolate RG_2023a ecotype Rhode Island chromosome 5, C.striata_1.0, whole genome shotgun sequence, a single genomic region encodes these proteins:
- the mical1 gene encoding F-actin-monooxygenase mical1 → MASQDPVNPSHATFDLFIQAQTCKDVKHHFATLCKQLDINPKDFRSFYPKLKEQLNYWKAKALWTKLDKRASHTDYKQGKVCTKNKCLVLGAGPCGLRTAIELSLLGAQVVVLEKRESFSRNNVLHLWPFTICDLRALAAKKFYGKFCTGSLDHISIRQLQLILLKVSLLLGVEVHTGVEFQGLIEPSGENGWMAKLQPASHPASAFQFDVFISAGGGRFVPDGFKHKELRGKLAIGITANFVNRHTAEEAQVAEISGVARIYNQKFFQDLLTETGIDLENIVYYKDDTHYFVMTAKKKSLLKKGVIKQDYSDADELLAPANVDHEALCHYAHDAAYFSTCGKLPDLQFAQNHEKPDVAMFDFTCMHRAENASLVRERRGKKLLMCLVGDCLVEPFWPLGTGIARGFLASFDTAWMVRSWGMGVPHLKILAERESIYQVLSQTTPENTSKNYTGYSIDPKTRYTRVNLSSIQTNQVQHLYDVDKFNPASSKKPKNRFSYLRQDSVRAFEELLKWCQKHTEGYKNVNVIDFTQSWRSGLALCALIHHFRPQLIDMSSLNESSAVHNNQLAFSVLEKELGIPPVMSASDFTNSGQIDKLSMVLYLTQVQSAFTVPAKDPAAFLPSSKPLTLSQTQSAVFFLSKLKHNSLQRRKEKLATLKRERDTRMEDEDSTVLPPVSPEISPRLDPALEPEPETGSGVSMTHSDECYFCGQRVYVLERISAEGKFFHRSCFTCHQCGITLRLGGYTFDQTTGRFYCELHSEELVLGNGAETSCKESEGKHKGTSEKNRLSSDDFTPSPSDEEYEHTLDCGPSDRSQSHKPGGQDILESQVPRGSKTSIDPPSEAEAAAPTEEESVPYPVPKPRLSQQTTPTHQPSPPTAKPRTIHLFNPLTPEKHSSPTPTKEISMLAPDSRPKQSLRKLQLTEEEKSQLVNLQSLSVDSDSETPGGSSSCSSSSANAGGPSPPKPEGLDGQEEEGYWSGSTASHIRENRNRRCFRRKEMPSGQTRVRSKFSPWNLSSPRISRDTRLSVHINHPGRVETTFRHAHNTSEEGVDGDEDDDDDDDDMFEQDDVDLFDEKFQTVPPDPVEAEKMELMKMRTLERRAKMSELQRLRKAQSLQRRLEEIEVTFKELEDKGVELERTLRGEASSNGSPEMIEHWIQLVHEKNALVSEESDLMVASRQLELEDKQSMLELELRKFMEMNDKTPEQQREEDRVLQQMIDVVDMRDSLVSFLEEKRLKEISEEQEAFSIMEAKRHSKAGAQVHWA, encoded by the exons ATGGCGAGCCAGGACCCCGTCAACCCTTCACATGCAACATTTGACCTCTTCATCCAAGCCCAGACATGTAAGGATGTGAAGCACCACTTTGCGACGCTCTGCAAACAACTTGACATCAACCCTAAGGACTTCAGGAGCTTCTACCCCAAGTTAAAGGAACAACTGAACTACTGGAAGGCCAAAGCCCTGTGGACGAAGCTGGACAAGAGGGCGTCTCACACAGACTACAAGCAAGGAAAAGTCTGCACCAAAAACAAG TGTCTTGTGTTGGGTGCCGGGCCATGTGGGCTGAGAACGGCCATCGAGCTGTCCCTGCTGGGGGCTCAGGTGGTGGTGTTGGAGAAGAGAGAGTCTTTCTCCAGGAACAATGTCCTCCACCTGTGGCCCTTCACCATTTGCGACCTCCGCGCGCTCGCAGCCAAGAAGTTCTACGGCAAATTCTGCACTGGCTCTCTGGATCACATCA GCATCCGTCAGCTGCAGCTCATTCTATTGAAAGTGTCACTTCTCCTCGGGGTGGAGGTGCATACCGGAGTGGAGTTTCAGGGCTTGATCGAGCCCTCTGGAGAAAACG GTTGGATGGCCAAGCTGCAGCCTGCGTCTCACCCTGCTTCAGCCTTCCAGTTTGACGTCTTCATCTCTGCTGGAGGAGGCAGGTTTGTCCCTGATG GTTTTAAACATAAGGAGCTGAGAGGCAAGCTGGCTATTGGCATCACAGCCAACTTTGTCAACAGACACACGGCTGAAGAGGCCCAAGTCGCAGAGATCAGTGGTGTGGCCCGCATCTACAACCAGAAGTTTTTCCAAGATCTGCTCACTGAGACGG gtattgatTTGGAGAATATTGTCTACTACAAAGACGACACCCACTACTTTGTCATGACTGCCAAGAAGAAGAGCTTGCTGAAGAAGGGGGTCATTAAACAG GACTACAGTGATGCTGACGAGCTGCTGGCTCCTGCAAATGTGGATCATGAGGCTTTGTGCCACTATGCCCATGATGCTGCATACTTCTCTACCTGCGGCAAACTGCCTGACCTGCAGTTTGCTCAGAACCATGAGAAGCCAGACGTGGCCATGTTCGACTTCACCTGCATGCACCGAGCTGAGAATGCCTCTCTGGtcagggagaggagggggaagaAGCTGTTGATGTGTCTTGTTGGAGATTGCCTGGTAGAG CCTTTCTGGCCTCTGGGTACAGGGATAGCCCGGGGGTTTCTAGCTTCTTTTGACACAGCGTGGATGGTGAGGAGCTGGGGCATGGGGGTCCCACATCTCAAGATCCTGGCTGAGCG AGAAAGTATCTACCAGGTCCTGTCCCAGACCACACCAGAAAACACCAGCAAAAACTACACTGGTTACAGCATCGACCCCAAAACGCGGTACACAAGAGTCAACCTCTCCTCCATCCAGACCAACCAG GTGCAGCACCTATACGATGTTGATAAATTCAATCCAGCGAGCAGCAAGAAACCGAAGAACAGGTTCAGTTACCTGCGTCAAG ATTCAGTCAGGGCTTTTGAAGAGTTGTTGAAATGGTGCCAGAAACACACCGAGGGTTATAAGAATGTGAATGTAATAGATTTTACTCAGTCCTGGAGGTCCGGGCTGGCTCTGTGCGCTCTGATCCACCACTTCAGACCTCAGCTCAT TGACATGTCCTCACTGAACGAGTCCAGTGCTGTTCACAACAACCAGCTGGCCTTCAGCGTCCTGGAGAAGGAGCTGGGCATCCCTCCTGTCATGTCTGCCAGTGACTTCACCAACAGTGGTCAGATAGACAAGTTGTCCATGGTCCTCTACCTCACACAGGTCCAAAGTGCCTTCACTGTGCCAGCCAAAG ACCCTGCAGCCTTCCTGCCGTCGTCCAAGCCTCTGACTCTCTCCCAGACACAGTCAGCTGTCTTTTTCCTGAGCAAGCTGAAGCACAACTCTCTGCAAAGACGCAAG gaaaagCTGGCAACTTTGAAAAGAGAAAGGGACACAAGGATGGAAGATGAGGACAGT ACGGTTTTGCCTCCTGTGTCCCCTGAGATCAGTCCTAGACTGGATCCTGCTCTTGAACCTGAGCCTGAAACTGGTTCCGGTGTGTCGATGACACACAGTGACGAGTGTTACTTCTGTGGTCAGAGGGTCTATGTGCTTGAGCGCATCAGTGCTGAGGGCAAGTTCTTCCATCGGAGCTGCTTCACCTGCCATCAGTGCGGCATCACTCTCAGACTGGGAGGATACACCTTTGACCAGACCACAG GGAGATTTTACTGTGAGCTGCACTCTGAAGAACTGGTGCTGGGAAACGGGGCTGAAACATCTTGTAAG gagAGCGAAGGAAAGCACAAAGGGACAAGTGAAAAGAACAGGCTTTCCAGCGATGATTTTACACCATCTCCATCAGATGAGGAGTATGAGCACACTCTGGACTGTGGTCCCTCTGATCGCTCACAGTCACATAAACCTGGAGGACAGGATATACTTGAATCCCAAGTACCACGTGGGTCAAAAACTTCTATTGATCCTCCATCTGAAGCCGAGGCAGCAGCACCCACTGAGGAGGAGTCCGTGCCATATCCTGTCCCCAAGCCCCGCCTCTCTCAGCAGACCACACCCACCCATCAGCCCTCTCCTCCAACAGCAAAACCTCGCACAATCCATCTTTTTAACCCCTTGACTCCTGAAAAACACTCCTCTCCAACCCCAACAAAAGAGATATCTATGTTAGCACCAGATTCCCGTCCAAAGCAGTCACTCCGAAAGCTTCAGCTGACTGAGGAGGAGAAAAGCCAACTCGTGAATCTTCAGAGCCTCAGCGTGGACTCGGACTCCGAGACGCCCGGTggatcctcctcctgctcctcttcttcaGCAAATGCAGGAGGCCCGAGCCCTCCTAAACCAGAGGGGCTTGATGGGCAAGAAGAGGAGGGCTACTGGAGTGGGAGCACCGCAAGTCACATCCGGGAGAATAGGAATCGACGCTGTTTCAGGAGAAAAGAAATGCCAAGTGGGCAGACCAGAGTACGATCCAAGTTCTCCCCCTGGAATCTCTCTTCCCCGAGGATCAGCAGAGACACCCGGCTCAGTGTGCACATTAATCATCCAGGGAGAGTGG AAACAACGTTCAGACATGCTCACAACACCTCAGAAGAGGGTGTCGACggagatgaagatgatgatgatgacgacgaTGATATGTTTGAACAAGACGATGTCGACTTATTTGATGAGAAA TTTCAGACCGTGCCACCAGATCCTGTTGAAGCTGAGAAGATGGAGTTGATGAAGATGAGGACGCTGGAGCGGCGAGCCAAGATGAGTGAATTACAGCGATTGCGCAAAGCCCAG TCGCTCCAGAGGAGACTGGAGGAGATCGAGGTGACCTTCAAGGAGTTGGAGGATAAGGGTGTAGAGCTGGAGCGAACTCTGCGAGGAGAGGCTA GCAGCAACGGCTCTCCTGAAATGATCGAGCACTGGATCCAGCTCGTCCACGAGAAGAACGCGCTGGTGTCTGAGGAGTCTGACCTCATGGTGGC GTCTCGACAGCTGGAGCTCGAAGACAAGCAGAGCATGTTGGAGTTGGAGCTCAGAAAATTCATGGAGATGAATG ATAAGACACCGGAacagcagagagaagaagacCGGGTCCTTCAACAGATGATCGACGTGGTAGACATGAGGGACTCCTTGGTATCGTTCCTAGAGGAGAAGAGGCTGAAGGAGATCAGCGAGGAGCAGGAGGCCTTTTCCATCATGGAGGCCAAACGGCACTCGAAGGCAGGAGCTCAGGTTCACTGGGCATAA